The following are encoded in a window of uncultured Methanobrevibacter sp. genomic DNA:
- a CDS encoding TIGR01177 family methyltransferase, with amino-acid sequence MDLLLILSQEHDKLPLAELRAVLEIEEIETEMEIVCPGLVILRNLEEDVFDDYYRIFVRRLGYTHEVHQLIDECDYEDLDSAVKAIDWSEFVDENFAVRVKRFNTEIDTVATERRVGHLILTNTENISVNLSNPKSFIRVVAHQSHVYLCFGKYQLNKKYFEEMKPHKRPFFHPGCMSPKLARCMANLARVKEGDVVLDPFCGTGGILIEAGLIGCKVIGCDIDWKMKKGTATNLEYAGITDYKTHVVDVRELEMYEEVDAVVTDPPYGISTTTCGEGASGIFSEFLQSIEHSMKKDALLVMASPHTLDIDSLLNDVGFILLERYEIKMHRSLTRIISVIAKIH; translated from the coding sequence ATGGATTTATTGTTAATCTTATCACAGGAACATGACAAATTACCATTGGCTGAACTTAGAGCCGTATTGGAAATTGAGGAAATAGAGACAGAAATGGAAATTGTTTGTCCGGGATTGGTTATTTTAAGAAATCTTGAAGAAGATGTTTTTGATGATTATTATAGAATCTTCGTTAGAAGGTTAGGTTATACTCATGAGGTTCATCAATTGATTGATGAATGTGATTATGAAGATTTGGACAGTGCTGTTAAAGCTATTGACTGGTCAGAATTTGTTGATGAGAACTTTGCAGTTAGAGTAAAAAGATTCAATACTGAAATAGATACGGTGGCTACTGAAAGAAGAGTAGGTCATTTGATTCTAACAAACACTGAAAATATTTCAGTTAACCTATCAAACCCAAAATCATTTATCAGAGTTGTAGCTCATCAAAGTCATGTTTATCTTTGCTTTGGAAAATATCAACTTAATAAGAAGTATTTTGAAGAAATGAAACCTCATAAAAGACCATTTTTCCATCCAGGTTGCATGAGCCCTAAACTTGCTAGATGTATGGCTAATTTAGCTAGGGTTAAAGAGGGGGATGTTGTGCTTGATCCTTTCTGTGGTACTGGAGGAATCCTTATTGAAGCAGGTCTTATTGGATGTAAGGTAATCGGTTGTGACATTGATTGGAAGATGAAAAAAGGAACTGCAACCAATTTGGAATATGCAGGAATCACAGACTATAAGACTCATGTAGTTGATGTCCGTGAACTTGAAATGTATGAAGAGGTTGATGCAGTTGTAACAGATCCTCCTTATGGAATTTCCACAACCACTTGTGGTGAAGGTGCCTCTGGTATTTTCAGTGAATTCTTGCAATCAATTGAACACAGTATGAAGAAAGATGCACTTTTAGTGATGGCTAGTCCACATACATTAGATATCGATTCACTGCTCAATGATGTAGGTTTCATATTATTGGAAAGGTATGAGATTAAAATGCATAGAAGTTTAACTCGTATCATTTCTGTGATAGCTAAAATTCATTAA
- a CDS encoding AMP-binding protein, translating into MTSLIGNFVNRVDFKSYKDFYDNFEFNVPKDFNFGFDVVDEYARIDPEKLALIWCDDNEKRVFTFLDMKKLSNKAANLFKSQGINKGDAVLLTLKNRYEFWICMTALHKIGAIAIPTTHMVKLHDIIYRVENASIKMVVSVEEDQLIPDYEACEQELGIELKKALVGNINKEGWLNFDEELAKMSDEFERPTGEDATHEDETFLIYFSSGTTGNPKMVAHAHTYAIGHLITAKYWHNVVEDGVHHTSADTGWGKAVWGNYYGQWISGSAVFVYDYVRFNGLDLMEKIIENNVNTFCAPPTIYRFLIKEDLSQFDFSNVQYATTAGEPLPPEVFKRFKEFTGLEIKEGFGQTETTLSLATFIWMESKTGSVGKPSPAFKVTLLDSDHNTVDIGSEGEICFDITGERSVGLFKEYYRNQEKTDEVCHDGYYHCGDTAYVDEDGYYTFVGRNDDIIKSSGYRIGPYEVENAVISHPSVLECAITGVPDELRGQIVKATIVLAKGFEPSEELKKDIQNHVKHETAPYKYPRMIEFVEELPKTISGKIQRKIIRTEDENKLK; encoded by the coding sequence ATGACATCTTTAATAGGAAACTTTGTAAACAGAGTTGATTTTAAATCGTACAAGGATTTTTACGATAATTTTGAATTTAATGTACCAAAGGACTTTAACTTTGGTTTTGATGTAGTGGACGAATATGCAAGAATAGACCCAGAAAAGCTTGCATTAATCTGGTGTGATGATAACGAGAAAAGGGTGTTTACCTTTTTGGATATGAAAAAATTATCCAATAAGGCTGCAAACCTCTTCAAATCACAAGGAATTAACAAAGGGGATGCAGTATTGCTTACCTTGAAAAACAGGTATGAATTCTGGATCTGCATGACTGCACTTCACAAAATCGGTGCAATAGCTATTCCAACCACTCACATGGTAAAGCTTCATGATATTATATATAGAGTGGAAAATGCAAGCATTAAGATGGTTGTCTCTGTTGAAGAGGACCAATTGATTCCAGATTATGAAGCTTGTGAACAAGAGTTAGGCATTGAGCTTAAGAAGGCTCTCGTAGGAAATATCAATAAGGAAGGTTGGTTAAACTTTGATGAGGAACTTGCTAAAATGAGTGATGAGTTTGAAAGGCCAACTGGAGAAGATGCAACTCACGAGGATGAGACTTTCCTCATTTATTTCTCAAGCGGTACTACTGGAAACCCTAAAATGGTTGCACATGCTCACACTTATGCAATTGGACACTTAATTACTGCTAAATACTGGCATAATGTTGTAGAAGACGGTGTTCACCACACATCTGCTGATACCGGATGGGGTAAAGCAGTATGGGGTAACTACTACGGTCAATGGATTTCAGGTTCTGCAGTATTTGTTTACGATTATGTAAGATTCAATGGTTTGGATTTAATGGAAAAGATCATTGAAAACAATGTAAACACTTTCTGTGCACCTCCAACAATCTACAGATTCTTGATTAAGGAAGACTTATCCCAATTTGACTTTTCAAATGTCCAATATGCAACTACTGCTGGAGAGCCATTGCCTCCGGAAGTATTTAAAAGATTCAAGGAATTCACTGGATTGGAAATTAAAGAAGGATTCGGTCAAACTGAAACCACTCTTTCATTGGCTACATTCATTTGGATGGAATCTAAAACAGGTTCTGTAGGAAAACCATCCCCTGCATTTAAAGTAACCCTTTTAGACTCTGACCACAATACTGTAGATATCGGTTCTGAAGGAGAAATCTGTTTTGATATAACTGGCGAAAGATCTGTAGGTTTATTTAAGGAATATTACAGAAACCAAGAGAAGACTGATGAAGTGTGCCATGATGGTTATTACCACTGTGGAGACACTGCATATGTTGATGAAGACGGTTATTACACATTTGTTGGTAGAAATGATGATATAATCAAGTCTTCAGGTTATCGTATTGGACCGTACGAAGTGGAAAATGCAGTAATTTCCCACCCTTCAGTATTGGAATGTGCAATTACTGGTGTTCCTGATGAATTGAGAGGCCAAATTGTTAAGGCAACAATCGTTCTTGCAAAGGGATTCGAGCCAAGTGAAGAGCTTAAAAAGGACATTCAGAATCATGTAAAGCATGAAACCGCTCCTTATAAGTATCCAAGAATGATTGAGTTTGTTGAAGAATTGCCTAAAACAATCAGTGGTAAGATTCAAAGAAAGATAATCAGAACTGAAGATGAGAATAAACTTAAATAA
- a CDS encoding PH domain-containing protein, with the protein MFGKDKKEEFHEKILYEAQPNIFVYSKGILISMFVLGFLFFLYSAGIQYIGNMNVYLIESTKVPMTRYFAIAVFILIMIVLLYIILKLLIWTSIKYTITESRVIVEKGILLQKKNYMPFNTIQDVSRSQSLLGKIFSVGTITLYSAYDGKDLELKDVSSPKKIEDIIFENIRGTHLRSRNFYDDDFNSNFNPIRPNQEPGHYRRMEDLDDLELVDAKERKRQLREIRRQAKQSRNNPNYNSNYNSNYNSPYGSNDSYFDDYNSYNDYGSYDYDNYSRDRNYRESRAPRDNFNNQYDSRRRPDSHHHQYSGAIKDSYSRNPDKYFANNYEEFHQNNLDAQRDYNDHIQGGNQYAKDYNQEAPKTEQKSKGLSRFNPFSSNKNDEDVYGNISDAEFDTTINQAMQDMGDNLKFKPSNDNRFRDNHNQSYGSRGYDRGYENGQGRNYDMNYDGYDDRFYDDFSDSHYNDNSQRFHDSRPLRDDYNNSNHYDNRHESFNQRDYRQNENFNDNYRGSNSRNPNYGSNSPHYDANHTRSYSGDGEIDYKYRSPRESRKRSGRNSSSHYDNYNHYRDESEGEASGKDKKNKTSDDLFEKHSRKFRR; encoded by the coding sequence ATGTTTGGTAAAGATAAAAAAGAAGAATTTCATGAAAAAATATTATATGAGGCACAACCTAATATTTTTGTCTATTCAAAAGGAATTTTAATATCAATGTTTGTTCTCGGATTTTTATTTTTCTTGTATTCTGCGGGTATTCAATACATTGGGAACATGAATGTCTATTTGATTGAATCAACTAAAGTTCCAATGACACGTTATTTTGCAATAGCTGTGTTTATCTTAATAATGATTGTATTGCTATACATCATATTAAAGCTTTTAATCTGGACTTCAATCAAGTATACAATCACTGAAAGCAGAGTGATTGTTGAGAAGGGCATACTATTGCAAAAGAAAAACTACATGCCTTTTAACACTATTCAGGATGTTAGCCGTTCCCAAAGTCTTTTAGGAAAAATATTTTCAGTAGGCACTATAACATTATACAGTGCTTATGATGGAAAGGATTTGGAATTGAAGGATGTTTCCAGCCCTAAAAAGATTGAAGATATCATATTTGAGAATATAAGGGGAACCCATTTAAGATCTCGCAATTTTTATGATGATGATTTTAATTCCAATTTCAATCCAATAAGGCCAAATCAGGAACCTGGCCATTATAGGCGTATGGAGGATTTGGATGATTTGGAATTGGTCGATGCGAAAGAGCGTAAAAGACAACTTAGAGAAATAAGACGCCAAGCTAAACAATCCAGAAACAATCCAAATTATAACTCAAATTATAATTCCAATTATAATTCTCCTTATGGTTCCAATGATTCCTATTTTGATGATTATAATAGTTATAATGATTATGGTAGCTATGATTATGATAATTATTCAAGAGATAGGAACTATAGAGAAAGCAGGGCTCCTAGGGATAATTTCAATAATCAATATGATTCAAGAAGAAGGCCTGATTCACATCATCATCAGTATTCAGGAGCTATTAAAGATTCCTATTCAAGAAATCCTGATAAATACTTTGCAAATAATTATGAGGAATTCCATCAAAATAATTTAGATGCCCAAAGGGATTATAATGACCACATTCAAGGTGGAAATCAATATGCTAAGGATTATAATCAAGAGGCTCCAAAGACAGAACAGAAGTCCAAAGGTCTTTCCAGATTCAATCCATTTTCAAGCAATAAGAATGATGAGGATGTTTATGGAAATATATCTGATGCAGAGTTTGATACCACTATAAATCAGGCTATGCAGGATATGGGAGATAACCTTAAATTCAAACCATCTAATGATAATCGCTTTAGAGATAATCATAATCAATCTTATGGCTCTAGGGGATATGATAGGGGCTATGAAAATGGGCAAGGCAGGAATTATGATATGAATTATGATGGTTATGATGATAGATTCTATGATGACTTCTCTGATAGCCATTATAATGATAATTCTCAAAGATTCCATGATTCTAGACCTTTAAGAGATGATTACAATAATTCCAATCATTATGATAATCGTCATGAGAGCTTTAATCAAAGGGATTATAGGCAAAATGAGAATTTTAATGATAATTATAGGGGATCTAATTCAAGAAATCCAAATTATGGTTCCAATTCCCCACATTATGATGCAAATCATACCAGGTCATACTCTGGTGATGGTGAGATAGATTATAAATATAGAAGTCCTAGAGAATCAAGAAAAAGATCTGGACGTAATTCAAGTTCTCACTATGATAATTATAATCATTATAGGGATGAATCTGAGGGGGAAGCATCTGGAAAGGATAAAAAGAATAAAACTTCAGATGATCTCTTTGAAAAGCATTCCAGAAAATTCAGGAGATAA
- a CDS encoding NAD(P)/FAD-dependent oxidoreductase, translated as MSFDYDVTIIGAGPIGSTLAYELSKEDINVCLIDKKKVIGLPLQCAGIINKKVLDINQFPEELILNKVKGAILHSKTHSLSVSKEEDQAIIIDRVALDQFLYNRAIDNGAHSYLSSKVLAIDFNEGKVSFQRESTEKTIKSKIIVGADGPLSIVSSAFGNDLKFYCASQYLVKVDEDNDQMSFVDLYAYGDLFPGFIWQIPVNKNTYRIGMFSTYDYKRQNEILDDFLENDFRYNDYEIIEKYKGKIPIYNKNNKLFKNRGLLIGDAASQIKPTTGGGLLIGFEAVEMAKKAIVKALNSEDFNSINHEKETNDDSKILQDSLKSYQKDFEKRFLKEFSYQFKVQKTLCTLSDEDLDYFFEKLKEKEADKLISEYGDMDNQSILVKEFLKRGLVLSLLPAIHKKELAKIWLL; from the coding sequence ATGAGTTTTGATTATGATGTCACTATCATTGGAGCAGGTCCGATTGGTTCAACTTTAGCATATGAATTATCTAAAGAAGATATTAACGTCTGTCTAATAGATAAGAAGAAAGTAATAGGATTGCCATTGCAATGTGCCGGCATAATCAATAAAAAAGTGTTGGACATCAATCAATTTCCAGAGGAATTAATATTAAATAAAGTCAAAGGTGCTATTTTACACAGTAAAACTCATTCATTATCTGTATCTAAAGAGGAAGACCAAGCAATAATTATTGATAGGGTTGCATTGGATCAATTCTTATACAACAGGGCTATTGATAATGGTGCTCATTCCTATTTGTCCTCTAAGGTTCTAGCTATTGATTTTAATGAAGGAAAAGTTTCATTTCAAAGGGAATCAACTGAAAAAACCATTAAATCAAAGATTATTGTTGGTGCAGATGGGCCTCTTTCCATTGTTTCTTCTGCATTTGGCAATGATTTGAAATTTTATTGTGCAAGCCAATATTTGGTGAAGGTTGATGAGGATAATGATCAAATGTCATTTGTAGATTTATATGCCTATGGAGATTTATTTCCCGGTTTCATATGGCAAATTCCAGTGAATAAAAATACTTATAGGATAGGTATGTTCTCCACATATGATTATAAAAGGCAAAATGAGATTTTAGATGATTTCTTAGAAAATGATTTCAGATACAATGATTATGAAATAATTGAAAAGTACAAGGGCAAGATTCCTATTTACAATAAGAATAATAAATTGTTTAAAAATAGGGGTTTGCTTATTGGTGATGCTGCTTCACAGATTAAGCCAACTACTGGTGGAGGGCTTTTGATAGGTTTTGAAGCGGTTGAGATGGCTAAAAAGGCTATTGTTAAAGCGTTGAATTCAGAAGATTTCAATTCCATAAACCATGAAAAGGAGACTAATGATGACAGCAAGATATTACAGGATAGTCTCAAATCTTATCAAAAGGATTTTGAAAAAAGATTCCTAAAGGAATTTTCATATCAGTTTAAGGTTCAAAAGACATTATGCACATTATCAGATGAAGATTTGGATTATTTCTTTGAAAAGCTAAAAGAAAAGGAAGCCGATAAATTGATATCTGAATATGGAGATATGGATAATCAATCAATACTTGTTAAGGAATTCTTGAAAAGAGGTTTGGTTCTATCATTGTTACCAGCCATTCATAAAAAGGAATTGGCTAAGATTTGGTTATTATAA
- a CDS encoding 3-methyl-2-oxobutanoate dehydrogenase subunit VorB, whose amino-acid sequence MSNQIVKGNTAVIIGALYAGCDCFFGYPITPASEILHEASKYFPMVGRKFVQAESEEASVNMIYGGASTGHRVMSASSGPGISLMQEGFTFLAGAELPAVIVDVMRAGPGLGNIGPEQGDYNQIVKGGGHGNYRNIVLAPNSVQEMCDFTMKAFELSNKYRNPVVVLADAVLGQMAEPLRFPKEAIEPKIDESWAVRGNKETMNNLVTSIFLDFNQLEDFNFQIQEKYETIRQNEVVYEEYMVEDAEIVIVAYGTSSRLSRTAVDVAREKGIKLGLLRPITLFPFPEKRIKELADKGVQFVSVEMSNGQLREDVKAAANYDDVHLVNRMGGNVIELKDILNEIYKMVGSDERHKVQSDEKDYDASYLNDKEYQEELDNDNYYNHRVVD is encoded by the coding sequence ATGAGTAACCAAATTGTAAAAGGAAATACCGCTGTAATCATTGGAGCATTATATGCTGGTTGTGATTGTTTCTTTGGCTATCCAATCACCCCTGCAAGTGAGATTCTCCATGAGGCATCCAAATATTTCCCAATGGTAGGAAGAAAATTTGTACAGGCTGAAAGTGAAGAGGCTTCTGTAAACATGATCTATGGTGGAGCTTCAACTGGTCACAGAGTTATGAGTGCATCATCTGGGCCTGGAATCAGCTTAATGCAAGAAGGATTCACCTTTTTAGCTGGTGCAGAATTGCCTGCAGTTATTGTAGATGTAATGAGAGCAGGTCCTGGTTTAGGTAATATCGGTCCTGAACAAGGAGATTATAATCAAATAGTAAAAGGTGGAGGTCATGGAAACTATAGGAATATAGTATTGGCACCTAACAGCGTTCAGGAAATGTGTGACTTCACCATGAAGGCATTTGAGCTTTCAAACAAATACAGAAACCCTGTTGTAGTGCTTGCTGATGCTGTATTAGGTCAAATGGCTGAACCTTTAAGATTCCCTAAGGAGGCAATTGAACCTAAGATTGATGAATCATGGGCTGTAAGGGGAAATAAGGAAACCATGAACAATTTAGTAACTTCCATTTTCCTTGACTTCAATCAATTAGAGGATTTCAACTTCCAAATTCAAGAAAAGTATGAAACCATCAGGCAAAATGAAGTTGTCTATGAGGAGTATATGGTTGAAGATGCTGAAATTGTAATTGTAGCTTACGGAACAAGCAGCAGATTATCCAGAACTGCTGTTGATGTTGCAAGAGAAAAAGGCATTAAATTAGGTCTCTTAAGACCAATCACCTTATTCCCATTCCCAGAGAAAAGAATTAAGGAATTGGCAGATAAAGGTGTTCAATTTGTTTCTGTTGAAATGAGTAACGGTCAATTAAGAGAAGATGTTAAGGCAGCAGCTAATTACGATGATGTCCATTTGGTAAACAGAATGGGTGGAAATGTAATTGAGCTTAAGGATATTCTTAATGAAATCTATAAGATGGTAGGAAGTGATGAACGTCACAAGGTTCAAAGTGACGAAAAGGATTATGATGCAAGCTACCTAAATGATAAGGAATATCAGGAAGAATTAGACAATGATAACTATTATAATCATAGGGTTGTAGATTAG
- a CDS encoding MATE family efflux transporter produces MEINKNIESIIGDPKKAINRLAYPTILSMLLMYANNLIDSMWVSGLGSGPLAALGFMSPLYLVIIGFGVGIGAGANSLISRLIGAKQYGESNNAAIHSIVLASIVSILILLIGVFFLRDLLILFGASEVIDFAMDYGMIIFLTSYIILFPAVVSSLFRAEGDIRRSAVPLVVNAILNMVMDPIFIYYFNWGIKGAAIATVLSTLANLLMMLYWYFIKRDTFIKLSLKYYHRKMEIYKEILLVSLPASCEEVIYSIVAICFNYLIFITAGTMEVAIFTVVWRFVSIGFLPCIAIGVSTITVSGIAYGARNYENFKTTINYSTFISFIITLIICAIFFVFAYPISEGFNFINGNPQMISRTAEVLRIMVFYNLFIPFGATAAYVYQGVGSGFKSLALTILRELILSVFFAYIFAIPLKMGIFGVYLGAIIGMVLGSFIGFVCIKLYERSFKKVCEKTVV; encoded by the coding sequence ATGGAAATCAATAAGAATATTGAGTCAATAATCGGAGATCCGAAAAAAGCAATTAATAGGCTGGCTTATCCTACAATATTGTCTATGCTATTGATGTATGCAAATAACCTAATTGACAGTATGTGGGTAAGTGGACTTGGCTCTGGACCACTTGCCGCTTTAGGATTCATGTCTCCATTGTACTTGGTTATTATTGGTTTTGGTGTGGGGATTGGTGCAGGTGCCAATTCTTTGATTTCACGATTGATTGGTGCCAAACAATATGGGGAATCCAATAATGCAGCTATTCACAGTATTGTACTTGCATCAATAGTATCCATTCTTATTTTGTTGATTGGAGTTTTCTTTTTAAGGGATTTGCTTATTCTCTTTGGAGCCAGTGAAGTAATTGATTTTGCAATGGACTATGGGATGATTATCTTTTTAACTAGTTATATTATACTCTTTCCAGCAGTGGTTTCAAGTCTTTTTAGAGCAGAAGGGGATATTAGAAGATCGGCGGTGCCTTTGGTTGTCAATGCAATATTGAATATGGTAATGGATCCTATTTTTATTTATTACTTTAATTGGGGCATTAAGGGAGCAGCTATTGCAACAGTGTTGTCTACACTTGCAAACTTGCTTATGATGCTTTATTGGTATTTTATTAAAAGGGACACTTTCATAAAATTAAGCTTAAAGTATTATCATAGAAAAATGGAAATATATAAGGAAATCCTTTTGGTAAGCTTGCCTGCAAGCTGTGAAGAGGTGATTTATTCAATTGTAGCTATTTGCTTCAATTATTTGATTTTCATAACTGCTGGTACAATGGAAGTTGCTATTTTTACAGTTGTATGGAGATTTGTTTCCATTGGATTCCTGCCATGCATAGCTATTGGGGTCTCTACAATAACAGTTTCAGGAATTGCATATGGGGCTAGAAATTATGAAAACTTCAAGACAACAATAAACTATTCAACTTTCATCAGTTTTATTATAACCTTGATAATTTGCGCTATATTCTTTGTCTTTGCATATCCGATTTCAGAGGGATTCAATTTCATAAATGGAAATCCTCAAATGATTTCAAGAACTGCAGAGGTTCTTAGGATAATGGTTTTCTATAATCTTTTCATTCCATTTGGAGCAACTGCAGCATATGTTTATCAGGGTGTAGGTTCTGGATTCAAGTCATTGGCATTGACAATTTTAAGAGAATTGATTTTAAGCGTTTTCTTTGCTTATATCTTTGCAATTCCGCTTAAAATGGGAATATTTGGAGTTTATTTAGGTGCAATAATAGGTATGGTCTTAGGTTCTTTCATTGGATTTGTGTGCATAAAACTCTATGAGAGAAGCTTTAAAAAAGTGTGTGAAAAAACAGTTGTGTAA
- a CDS encoding ferredoxin family protein: MNVNQIKPYPVISKNNCKACLRCISACKEECLKLSEEINDSGYQYAEYTGEGCIGCGDCYYTCPEPLAIEVHIPRRTRKPKGDA, encoded by the coding sequence ATGAATGTAAATCAAATTAAACCATATCCTGTCATTAGCAAAAACAATTGTAAGGCATGTTTAAGATGTATAAGCGCTTGCAAAGAGGAATGCCTTAAATTAAGTGAAGAGATTAATGATAGTGGATATCAATATGCAGAATATACTGGAGAAGGCTGTATTGGTTGTGGAGATTGTTATTACACTTGTCCTGAACCATTAGCTATTGAAGTTCATATTCCTAGAAGGACTAGAAAACCTAAAGGAGATGCTTAA